From Pan paniscus chromosome 9, NHGRI_mPanPan1-v2.0_pri, whole genome shotgun sequence, the proteins below share one genomic window:
- the LOC100980041 gene encoding olfactory receptor 4A47, producing MEPRKNVTDFVLLGFTQNPKEQKVLFVMFLLFYILTMVGNLLIVVTVTVSETLGSPMYFFLAGLSFIDIIYSSSISPRLISDLFFGNNSISFQSCMAQLFIEHLFGGSEVFLLLVMAYDRYVAICKPLHYLVIMRQWVCVVLLVVSWVGGFLHSVFHLSFIYGLPFCGPNVIDHFFCDMYPLLKLVCTDTHVIGLLVVAIGGLSCTIAFLLLLISYGVILHSLKKLSQKGRQKALSTCSSHSTVVVFFFVPCIFMYARPARTFPIDKSVSVFYTVITPMLNPLIYTLRNSEMTCAMKKL from the coding sequence ATGGAGCCAAGGAAAAATGTGACTGACTTTGTCCTCTTGGGCTTCACACAGAATCCAAAGGAGCAGAAAGTACTTTTTGTTATGTTCTTGCTCTTCTACATTTTGACCATGGTGGGCAACCTGCTCATTGTAGTGACCGTAACTGTCAGTGAGACCCTGGGCTCACCAATGTACTTCTTTCTTGCTGGCTTATCATTTATAGATATCATTTATTCTTCATCCATTTCCCCCAGATTGATTTCAGACTTGTTCTTTGGGAATAATTCCATATCCTTCCAATCTTGCATGGCCCAGCTCTTTATCGAGCACCTTTTTGGTGGGTCAGAGGTCTTTCTCCTGTTGGTGATGGCCTATGACCGCTATGTGGCCATCTGTAAGCCCTTGCATTATTTGGTTATCATGAGACAATGGGTGTGTGTTGTGCTGCTGGTAGTGTCCTGGGTTGGAGGATTTCTGCACTCAGTATTTCATCTTAGTTTTATTTATGGGCTCCCATTCTGTGGCCCCAATGTCATTGATCATTTTTTCTGTGACATGTATCCCTTATTGAAACTGGTCTGCACTGACACCCATGTTATTGGCCTCTTAGTGGTGGCCATTGGAGGACTGTCTTGCACTATTGCGTTTCTGCTCTTACTCATCTCTTATGGTGTCATCCTGCACTCTCTAAAGAAACTTAGTCAGAAAGGGAGGCAAAAAGCCCTCTCAACCTGCAGTTCCCACAGCACTGTGGTTGTCTTCTTCTTTGTtccttgtatttttatgtatgctAGACCTGCTAGGACCTTCCCCATTGACAAATCAGTGAGTGTGTTTTATACAGTCATAACCCCAATGCTGAACCCCTTAATCTACACTCTGAGAAATTCTGAGATGACATGTGCTATGAAGAAGCTCTAG